The Geotalea uraniireducens Rf4 genome window below encodes:
- the panC gene encoding pantoate--beta-alanine ligase: MKLIESIEEMQSTAINARQAGKTVALVPTMGYLHAGHASLMDEGRKRADILVASIFVNPTQFGAGEDFNTYPRDLEKDKLIAKAAGVDYIFAPKASDMYPTGYQTYVNVEKLTRPLCGASRPGHFRGVTTVVAKLFNIVMPHLALFGKKDFQQLTVIRRMAADLNMTVQIVGMPIVRESDGLAMSSRNAYLSQAERQSALCLSLALQSVRGAFRSGERSVEALRKLALDIINAEAFAVIDYVEFYHEATLTEVEQADDRTLVALAVKIGKTRLIDNCVLGED; the protein is encoded by the coding sequence ATGAAGCTTATTGAATCCATAGAAGAAATGCAGTCCACGGCTATCAATGCCAGGCAGGCCGGTAAAACCGTTGCCCTGGTCCCGACCATGGGGTATCTCCATGCAGGCCACGCTTCGCTCATGGATGAAGGGCGAAAGCGTGCGGACATTCTGGTTGCGAGCATCTTTGTCAATCCCACCCAGTTCGGAGCTGGAGAGGATTTCAACACGTACCCGCGAGACCTGGAAAAGGACAAGCTGATAGCAAAGGCTGCCGGGGTGGATTATATCTTCGCGCCCAAGGCTTCGGATATGTATCCGACCGGATATCAAACGTACGTGAATGTGGAAAAGTTGACTCGCCCTCTCTGCGGTGCGAGCCGTCCCGGCCATTTCCGCGGCGTGACGACGGTGGTGGCCAAGCTGTTCAATATCGTCATGCCTCATCTGGCCCTGTTCGGCAAGAAGGATTTCCAGCAGTTGACGGTAATCCGGCGCATGGCGGCAGACCTGAACATGACCGTGCAGATCGTCGGCATGCCGATTGTCCGCGAGTCAGACGGGCTGGCCATGAGCTCCCGCAATGCATACCTGTCCCAAGCCGAACGTCAGAGCGCGCTCTGTCTCTCCCTTGCACTGCAGTCGGTCAGGGGCGCATTTCGCTCAGGAGAAAGATCGGTCGAAGCTCTCAGGAAACTGGCTCTTGATATAATCAACGCGGAAGCATTTGCTGTGATCGATTATGTGGAATTTTATCACGAGGCAACGCTCACCGAGGTCGAACAGGCGGATGACCGGACATTGGTAGCATTGGCTGTAAAAATCGGAAAAACCAGGCTTATCGATAACTGTGTATTAGGGGAGGATTAA
- the panD gene encoding aspartate 1-decarboxylase, whose translation MDRKMLKSKIHRATVTGADLHYEGSITIDKDLMEAADIIPYEAVCIWDVDNGSRFETYAIEGERGSGVICINGAAARMVAPKDLVIIASFVNMNNEEALKHEPKLVFVDDQNRMLPARKEVAGQGTLKKVAW comes from the coding sequence ATGGACAGAAAAATGCTCAAAAGCAAGATCCACAGGGCGACGGTAACGGGCGCCGACCTTCATTACGAAGGGAGCATCACCATTGACAAGGACCTAATGGAAGCCGCCGACATCATCCCTTACGAAGCGGTTTGCATCTGGGATGTGGATAATGGCAGCCGTTTCGAGACCTATGCCATTGAGGGGGAGCGCGGTTCCGGCGTTATCTGTATCAACGGGGCCGCGGCACGTATGGTTGCGCCGAAGGATCTGGTAATCATAGCAAGTTTTGTTAATATGAATAATGAAGAAGCCCTCAAGCACGAACCAAAACTGGTCTTTGTCGATGATCAGAACCGGATGCTCCCTGCACGCAAGGAAGTAGCAGGGCAGGGGACTTTGAAGAAGGTTGCCTGGTAG
- a CDS encoding amidohydrolase family protein — MQIFAASYVLPISSPPIAGGAVAVHDGRIMDVGTLDNLRAAWNAPVLDYPDSIMIPGLVNAHAHLELTHFPAWKMRKDLDYAPRTYVDWVIQVIKIKRGLEIQELEASLLEGIRISLEAGTTAIGDVISDRRLLPAYNGSTFTGRLFFEALGQEPASCKALAGKLEETLRTFSARDILPGLSPHAPHTLSPAFFQDLKRLAESLSVPLMTHLSESPEEAAFMHDSTGRIAELLYPFVHWEDYLPAPMRTTSAAYLDSLGVLDSSTIAVHCVHITPADAEILKKRGVRAVICPRSNDKLAVGRAPAHLLKTAGIPLALGTDSLASNDSLSLWDEMRFVLADTPDAFTPEELLRMASLGGAEVLGLDKETGSLEKGKRADFLVIGNPKGASGKDMHRALIEEGRLAEVFVAGVPITV; from the coding sequence ATGCAGATATTTGCCGCTTCATACGTGCTTCCCATATCGTCACCACCTATTGCGGGTGGAGCTGTTGCTGTGCATGACGGTCGGATCATGGATGTCGGGACGCTTGATAATCTGCGTGCCGCCTGGAATGCGCCGGTCCTGGATTACCCCGACAGCATCATGATTCCCGGCCTGGTTAATGCCCACGCACACCTGGAATTAACCCATTTCCCCGCCTGGAAGATGCGTAAAGACCTCGATTATGCACCCAGAACCTACGTCGACTGGGTGATTCAGGTCATCAAGATCAAGCGCGGGCTTGAAATTCAGGAGCTGGAGGCGTCCTTGCTGGAGGGGATTCGCATATCCCTTGAAGCAGGAACAACTGCCATCGGTGATGTCATCAGCGACCGGAGACTACTCCCAGCCTATAACGGCTCAACCTTCACCGGCAGGCTATTTTTCGAAGCGTTGGGCCAGGAACCCGCTTCGTGCAAAGCCCTTGCAGGCAAGCTCGAAGAAACGCTCCGCACCTTCAGTGCACGCGATATCCTGCCGGGTCTGTCACCCCATGCCCCCCATACCCTTTCTCCGGCTTTTTTTCAGGATCTGAAACGACTCGCGGAGTCTCTGTCGGTTCCCCTGATGACACACCTGTCGGAATCTCCTGAAGAAGCCGCTTTCATGCACGATTCTACGGGAAGAATTGCCGAGTTGCTCTATCCCTTCGTCCACTGGGAGGATTATCTGCCAGCGCCGATGCGCACGACTTCCGCAGCCTATCTTGATAGCCTTGGCGTCCTGGATTCATCCACCATAGCCGTCCATTGCGTGCACATCACCCCTGCCGATGCGGAAATTCTCAAAAAGCGCGGCGTTCGTGCCGTCATCTGCCCCCGAAGCAACGACAAGCTCGCTGTTGGCAGAGCGCCTGCTCACTTATTGAAAACGGCAGGAATTCCACTGGCGCTTGGTACTGATTCCCTGGCCAGTAACGATTCCCTTTCCCTGTGGGATGAAATGCGCTTTGTTTTAGCCGATACCCCGGACGCATTCACCCCTGAAGAGCTTTTGCGCATGGCTTCTTTGGGCGGGGCCGAGGTGCTGGGACTGGATAAGGAAACCGGGTCGCTGGAGAAGGGGAAAAGAGCCGACTTTCTGGTGATCGGCAATCCTAAAGGTGCGTCTGGTAAGGATATGCATCGTGCACTGATAGAAGAGGGGCGATTGGCTGAAGTATTTGTCGCCGGTGTGCCGATTACGGTATAA
- a CDS encoding ComEA family DNA-binding protein, which produces MRHARILRLVLIWLIIFSTTGAAWAKVMRQYQGKLNINSASAADFSRLPGVGEVIGFRIVKEREHRGKFSDIKDLQGVKGISPRIYNGIKGYVAMQGESKLQVHIDLNTITKSLLLGLPGMTVGEARSIIGYRKAKAFTSVEELKQVPGIDEKRMHELSEWLTVVKQRR; this is translated from the coding sequence ATGCGACATGCCCGTATCTTGAGACTTGTCCTGATCTGGCTGATAATTTTTTCTACAACCGGCGCCGCATGGGCGAAGGTCATGCGCCAGTACCAGGGGAAGCTCAACATCAACAGCGCTTCAGCCGCCGATTTTAGCCGCCTTCCGGGGGTCGGCGAGGTGATCGGGTTCCGCATCGTCAAGGAACGGGAGCACCGGGGAAAATTCTCCGACATAAAAGATTTGCAAGGGGTGAAAGGGATTTCACCGCGTATTTATAACGGCATTAAAGGCTATGTTGCAATGCAGGGGGAAAGCAAGCTTCAGGTCCATATCGACCTGAACACCATCACTAAATCCCTTCTGCTCGGCCTCCCCGGAATGACCGTCGGTGAGGCGCGATCCATCATCGGTTATCGCAAGGCCAAGGCGTTCACATCCGTCGAAGAGCTGAAGCAGGTACCGGGCATCGACGAAAAGCGCATGCACGAGCTTTCGGAGTGGCTAACCGTTGTCAAGCAAAGAAGATAA
- the smpB gene encoding SsrA-binding protein SmpB — translation MSEKLICNNKKAYHDYFIEEKFEAGMVLKGTEVKSLRIGKANLNDSFALVKNGEAFLHNLHISPYDFGNRENHDPDRMRKLLLHKKEIGKLFSMIREQGYTVVPLRLYFKDGLVKVEVGLAKGKKLYDKREDMKKKDMRRDVAVALKERNR, via the coding sequence ATGTCGGAAAAGTTGATCTGCAACAATAAAAAAGCCTATCACGATTACTTCATCGAGGAGAAGTTCGAAGCGGGCATGGTGCTCAAGGGCACCGAGGTAAAGTCGCTGCGAATAGGCAAGGCAAACCTGAATGATTCGTTTGCCCTGGTGAAAAACGGCGAGGCTTTTCTGCATAATCTCCACATTTCCCCCTACGATTTCGGCAACCGTGAAAACCACGATCCTGATCGGATGCGAAAACTCCTCCTCCACAAGAAGGAGATCGGCAAGCTCTTCAGCATGATCCGGGAACAGGGATACACCGTTGTGCCGCTCCGGCTCTATTTCAAGGACGGCTTGGTCAAGGTCGAAGTGGGGCTGGCCAAAGGTAAAAAACTTTACGACAAGCGCGAAGACATGAAAAAGAAGGATATGCGCAGGGATGTTGCGGTAGCTTTGAAGGAAAGAAACAGATAG
- a CDS encoding GSU3473 family protein translates to MGLNNLDAQTKPDNAEIIEIKVIPMLIRVQYDDESFGMVDDTILETMISRDIIVGFQRSSGWVRIGRDEVRAPRVERRRSGALINIYV, encoded by the coding sequence ATGGGGCTTAACAACCTTGATGCACAAACCAAACCGGACAACGCTGAGATAATTGAAATAAAGGTGATTCCAATGCTGATCCGTGTCCAGTATGATGACGAATCCTTTGGCATGGTCGATGATACGATTCTTGAGACCATGATATCGAGAGATATAATAGTGGGTTTTCAGCGTTCAAGCGGGTGGGTAAGAATTGGACGTGATGAGGTAAGGGCTCCAAGAGTAGAAAGAAGGCGCAGTGGTGCTCTGATAAATATTTATGTTTAG
- a CDS encoding nucleotidyltransferase substrate binding protein — protein sequence MILNTDHLRRCIRTMQSSLTLYEQAESESIDQEVFRNAIVKGYELTQETAFKLLKKALRDFGHGAKKLDATPIKEILRLAATHGLMTLEEVERWFAYRDNRNSTAHDYGEGFAKETLVLLPGFIADVTRLEAMLRERFGEKDDNAQA from the coding sequence ATGATCCTTAACACCGATCACCTTAGGCGTTGCATCCGGACAATGCAATCGTCGCTGACCCTGTATGAACAGGCTGAGTCGGAGAGCATCGACCAGGAAGTCTTTCGCAACGCCATCGTGAAGGGATACGAGTTGACGCAGGAAACCGCCTTCAAACTGCTGAAAAAGGCCCTCAGGGACTTCGGGCACGGGGCAAAGAAGCTCGATGCTACGCCGATTAAGGAGATCTTGCGTCTTGCCGCCACCCATGGCCTAATGACGCTGGAAGAGGTGGAGCGCTGGTTTGCCTACCGCGACAACCGCAACAGCACGGCGCACGATTACGGCGAAGGCTTCGCCAAAGAGACTTTGGTCCTGCTTCCCGGGTTCATTGCTGACGTCACCCGGCTGGAAGCCATGCTCCGCGAACGGTTCGGCGAGAAAGACGACAATGCCCAGGCTTGA
- a CDS encoding nucleotidyltransferase family protein: MPRLDAAALHLLPRYLELVRTVLSRHLPQAEVWAYGSRVNGDCHEASDLDLVVRNPAAFDEVLPDLPDLKEALVESNLPIRVDVVDWARIPESFRREIERAYVVVRRGGEE, from the coding sequence ATGCCCAGGCTTGATGCAGCTGCCCTCCATCTTCTCCCTCGCTACCTGGAGTTGGTGCGTACCGTGCTAAGCCGCCACCTTCCCCAAGCGGAGGTGTGGGCCTATGGCAGCCGCGTGAACGGCGATTGCCATGAGGCCAGCGACCTCGATCTGGTTGTGCGCAATCCTGCCGCGTTCGATGAAGTTCTGCCCGACCTCCCTGACCTCAAGGAAGCCCTCGTGGAGAGCAACCTCCCCATTCGAGTAGATGTGGTAGATTGGGCGCGAATACCTGAATCGTTCCGCCGGGAGATTGAACGGGCGTATGTGGTGGTGCGTAGGGGCGGGGAAGAGTAA
- a CDS encoding YheU family protein: MMEEIIRIDTADEQGKPPEEEGIEIPLDRINPDTLRNMLSEFVTREWADEECTLEARIEQVLGQLREHKAKVMYDFRTETWNIVQCR; this comes from the coding sequence ATGATGGAAGAGATCATCAGGATAGATACAGCCGACGAACAGGGGAAGCCACCGGAAGAGGAAGGGATAGAAATCCCCCTGGACAGGATAAACCCGGATACGCTGCGCAACATGCTGTCGGAGTTTGTCACCAGGGAATGGGCGGATGAAGAATGCACCCTGGAAGCGAGGATCGAACAGGTCCTGGGCCAGTTGCGCGAGCATAAAGCCAAAGTAATGTACGACTTCAGAACGGAAACCTGGAATATTGTCCAGTGCCGATGA
- the tcmP gene encoding three-Cys-motif partner protein TcmP: protein MEIPAHYRGREQALIKHQLLETYLYKLFMIVGQHQPTISYVDCFAGPWQVASDDMSDTSIGRSLSTMKNCLESLRDMGHNVRFRALFIEKDVTAYHRLRGYLDSLDTPVETESFHGEFYNVRHKILDWCGPAGFTFFFVDPLGWKGIVEVPTLEPFLQRPNSEFLINFMFEFILRAHDIRKHEKDMIAIFGQVPQTDDMTPDQKESYLVNLYRANLKRVQPLRGGKPRSVTVPIQRPGKNRTLYHLVYLTRHPLGIVKFMEASEPLDFVQKAVRIQAKHDKKIETTGQCELFGALENVKIEQGNVPISVVKEYWLRQLTSQPQLFGIDKLADMLEETGWFESNFQEAFHELQREGKAKNLDDAEKSKRRKKFVHFDANRNCGERLAKVIR from the coding sequence ATGGAGATTCCTGCACATTACAGAGGCCGCGAACAGGCACTCATAAAGCATCAACTTCTGGAGACCTATCTCTACAAGCTGTTCATGATTGTTGGACAGCACCAGCCAACGATCTCCTATGTCGATTGCTTTGCTGGCCCATGGCAGGTGGCATCGGACGATATGAGCGACACGTCAATAGGTCGCTCACTTTCTACCATGAAAAACTGTCTTGAGAGCCTTCGGGATATGGGCCACAATGTCCGTTTCCGTGCCCTGTTCATAGAGAAGGATGTGACTGCATACCACCGGCTCAGAGGATATCTTGACTCCCTCGACACTCCTGTCGAGACCGAATCATTCCATGGTGAGTTCTACAATGTTCGCCACAAAATCCTCGATTGGTGTGGCCCAGCAGGATTTACCTTTTTCTTTGTCGATCCACTCGGCTGGAAGGGCATCGTCGAGGTTCCCACGCTGGAACCGTTTCTTCAGCGGCCTAACTCCGAATTCCTCATAAACTTCATGTTTGAATTTATTCTCCGAGCGCATGACATACGCAAGCATGAGAAGGACATGATCGCAATTTTCGGCCAGGTTCCCCAGACAGATGATATGACACCCGACCAGAAGGAATCCTACTTGGTTAATCTCTACCGGGCGAATCTGAAAAGAGTCCAACCGTTGCGGGGTGGTAAACCACGCTCCGTTACAGTACCGATCCAGCGTCCTGGCAAGAATCGAACTCTCTACCATCTCGTCTACCTGACCCGTCATCCTCTCGGTATTGTCAAGTTCATGGAAGCATCGGAGCCCCTGGACTTCGTTCAGAAAGCTGTCCGCATACAGGCGAAGCATGATAAAAAGATTGAGACGACAGGACAATGTGAACTTTTTGGTGCCCTCGAAAATGTCAAGATAGAGCAAGGAAACGTCCCTATCTCCGTGGTCAAGGAATACTGGCTCAGACAGCTTACTTCTCAACCACAATTATTCGGCATAGACAAACTCGCCGACATGCTCGAAGAAACAGGCTGGTTCGAAAGCAATTTTCAAGAAGCCTTCCATGAACTTCAGAGGGAAGGTAAAGCAAAGAACCTCGATGATGCAGAAAAATCCAAGCGTCGGAAGAAGTTCGTTCATTTCGACGCGAACCGCAATTGTGGCGAGCGACTGGCAAAGGTGATACGATGA
- a CDS encoding phage Gp37/Gp68 family protein, translating into MSTQTSIEWTEQTWNPAVGCSKVSPGCANCYAEAMAKRLQAMRVKGYENGFALTLLPNRLEEPLKRTKSTIYFVNSMSDLFHEEIPDDYIRQVFDVIRRAPQHTFQVLTKRAERMAEFFRSYEPPRNAWLGVTVEDRKFGVPRLDWLRQVPAHIRFVSVEPLLEDLGKLDLTGIHWVIVGGESGPKARPMQQEWVLNIKRQCDEQCSAFFFKQWGGWGVDGKKRAKKENGRLLQGRTWDAVPLASTPPNVQQFEIAGS; encoded by the coding sequence ATGAGCACACAAACATCAATAGAATGGACCGAGCAGACCTGGAACCCCGCTGTGGGATGCAGCAAGGTGTCTCCCGGCTGTGCCAACTGCTATGCTGAGGCGATGGCCAAGCGCCTGCAGGCTATGAGGGTGAAGGGCTACGAAAACGGCTTTGCCCTGACCCTGTTACCCAATCGGCTGGAAGAGCCGCTGAAGCGGACCAAATCAACCATCTACTTCGTCAACTCCATGAGCGATCTTTTTCATGAAGAGATCCCAGACGACTACATACGACAAGTGTTTGACGTGATCCGCCGAGCGCCGCAGCATACCTTTCAGGTGCTGACCAAGCGAGCTGAGCGGATGGCTGAATTTTTCCGGAGTTATGAACCACCAAGAAATGCTTGGCTGGGGGTGACGGTGGAGGATCGGAAATTCGGAGTTCCCCGTCTGGACTGGCTTCGCCAAGTGCCGGCACACATTCGATTTGTCTCCGTGGAACCGCTGCTGGAGGATTTGGGGAAGCTTGATTTGACCGGGATTCACTGGGTCATCGTCGGCGGAGAATCGGGGCCGAAGGCACGCCCGATGCAGCAGGAGTGGGTGCTGAACATCAAACGCCAATGCGACGAGCAATGTTCCGCCTTCTTCTTCAAACAGTGGGGAGGATGGGGCGTTGATGGTAAGAAGCGGGCGAAGAAGGAAAATGGGCGGTTGTTGCAGGGTAGGACGTGGGACGCGGTGCCGTTAGCATCGACACCCCCCAATGTTCAACAGTTTGAAATTGCAGGCTCGTGA
- a CDS encoding YheU family protein — MCSSGTYVFRLCFPLETRIEQVLHQLRERKAKVMYDFRTETWNIVQCR; from the coding sequence ATGTGTAGCTCCGGTACTTATGTTTTCCGCTTATGTTTTCCGCTGGAAACGAGGATCGAACAGGTTCTGCACCAGCTGCGCGAACGTAAAGCAAAAGTAATGTATGACTTCAGAACGGAAACCTGGAATATTGTCCAATGCCGATGA
- a CDS encoding helix-turn-helix domain-containing protein → MTRNSLSKEGLPTPAQQAVEVLGRNIRIARKRRGWSLDEMAGSMLVTRKTLSRLENGDPAVGLSVLAAALHVLNMTDDLKKVATPESDSVGMFYEKQRLPRRVGKKKTSADDLDF, encoded by the coding sequence ATGACCCGAAACAGTTTGAGTAAAGAAGGGTTGCCGACCCCAGCGCAGCAGGCGGTCGAGGTGTTGGGAAGAAACATCCGGATCGCCCGCAAACGCCGGGGCTGGAGCCTGGACGAGATGGCCGGGAGCATGCTGGTAACTCGCAAGACCCTCTCCCGACTGGAGAACGGCGATCCGGCAGTGGGGTTGTCCGTGTTGGCCGCGGCCCTGCATGTGCTGAACATGACGGACGATCTGAAGAAGGTTGCAACCCCGGAGAGCGATTCGGTGGGGATGTTTTACGAAAAACAGCGCCTGCCCCGGCGGGTCGGGAAAAAGAAGACTTCTGCTGACGATCTTGATTTCTAA
- a CDS encoding type II toxin-antitoxin system HipA family toxin: protein MAREHKVYVFIYLPGETTAVPAGLFTHYPDDGIGRFAYGRRYLERPNALPVDPVALPLGGMPRDVTTNGGLYGAFRDSSPDYWGRLVVAAEARMPPEALDETDYLLRANASRIGCLDFRASLEQGEPVVGPPGFQSLAELLDAASDLAAGKQVRQDLLRLLEQGSSVGGARPKCTVELDDALWIAKFPAKDDTINFPKVEYATMTLAGRCGINVPTMRVVAIGGRDVLLVKRFDRHKSGGGYQRFGFLSALSLMEWDERDRTEWSYPALADRMRATILAQRAQTGELFRRMLFNVLCRNTDDHPRNHGFLWGERATALSPAYDIVPSLARPGVTTEFSLSMSLGERGREATLANAVSMHARFGLTRSEAEQVIDDMRACVAKWEQLFITCGVSEADRDAVRASFAVATS from the coding sequence TTGGCCCGAGAACACAAAGTATATGTCTTCATTTACCTTCCCGGCGAGACCACGGCGGTTCCGGCTGGGCTGTTCACCCATTACCCCGATGACGGCATCGGCCGTTTTGCCTATGGCCGCCGTTACCTGGAGCGCCCTAACGCCCTGCCGGTGGACCCTGTGGCGCTGCCTTTGGGTGGCATGCCCAGGGATGTCACCACCAATGGCGGTCTGTACGGCGCCTTCCGTGACTCGTCTCCCGATTACTGGGGGCGGCTGGTTGTTGCCGCTGAAGCACGCATGCCGCCCGAAGCCCTGGATGAAACGGATTATCTCCTGCGCGCCAATGCATCGAGGATCGGTTGCCTCGATTTCCGGGCTTCGCTGGAGCAGGGTGAACCCGTGGTCGGACCGCCCGGTTTTCAATCGCTGGCAGAACTTCTGGATGCCGCTTCGGATCTGGCAGCCGGAAAACAGGTCAGACAGGATCTGCTGCGGCTTCTGGAGCAGGGTTCGAGCGTCGGCGGCGCCCGGCCCAAGTGTACCGTAGAGTTGGATGATGCCCTCTGGATAGCCAAATTCCCGGCCAAGGACGATACGATCAACTTCCCCAAGGTCGAGTACGCCACCATGACCCTGGCGGGGAGGTGCGGGATCAACGTGCCGACAATGCGTGTCGTGGCTATCGGCGGCAGGGATGTGCTGCTGGTGAAACGCTTCGACCGGCACAAGTCTGGCGGCGGGTATCAACGGTTCGGTTTCCTGAGCGCCCTGTCACTCATGGAATGGGACGAACGGGACCGCACAGAGTGGAGCTATCCGGCCCTGGCGGACAGGATGCGCGCAACCATTCTGGCCCAGCGGGCACAAACCGGGGAACTCTTTCGCCGGATGCTGTTTAACGTGCTGTGCCGGAATACGGACGACCATCCCCGCAACCACGGCTTCCTGTGGGGCGAACGGGCAACGGCCCTTTCCCCGGCCTATGATATTGTGCCGTCATTGGCCCGGCCCGGCGTAACCACTGAATTTTCCCTTTCCATGTCCCTGGGCGAAAGGGGCAGGGAAGCGACCCTGGCCAATGCCGTGAGTATGCATGCCCGCTTCGGGCTGACACGGAGTGAAGCGGAACAGGTCATCGACGACATGCGGGCCTGTGTGGCGAAGTGGGAGCAACTCTTCATCACCTGCGGGGTTTCCGAGGCGGACAGGGATGCTGTCCGGGCTTCGTTTGCCGTGGCGACGTCGTAG